A single genomic interval of Lysobacter avium harbors:
- a CDS encoding lipoprotein N-acyltransferase Lnb domain-containing protein has protein sequence MPEAGAPPSRRASSAASLANRIPALLSLIALMLCAFTAAASPRIGVVTMQPGEIFFERFGHNAILVEDPADDTAISYNFGYFDPSEPDFIARFIRGEMSYQLVALPLQDDLSYYGDVGRGVSLQWLDLDPADAAELAAALAENARPENAHYRYDYFLDNCSTRVRDALDLALDGGLARQMGGSRGDTFRSEATRLASPDFWMWLGFDLGLGPAADQPLSNWGDAFVPMRLAASLRDAHSPDGAPLVVEELELLPHRLDPEPVATPRRWWLWLLAGGIIGGALALTGRVRPRPVAGLALPFWMISGVLGALMLFIWFATAHRFGWANYNLLLMSPLAWGLLPGGWRLARGRAAGRWFDILLQAMPVLAIIALFTHWLQSLPQQNGHWIVLLLPIHLGLMLGLRKRARTEH, from the coding sequence ATGCCTGAGGCGGGTGCCCCGCCCTCGCGCCGGGCGTCCTCGGCCGCGTCCCTCGCCAACCGCATACCGGCCCTGCTGTCGCTGATCGCGCTCATGCTGTGCGCGTTCACCGCCGCTGCGAGTCCACGGATCGGCGTGGTGACGATGCAGCCCGGGGAAATCTTCTTCGAGCGCTTCGGCCACAACGCAATCCTGGTGGAAGACCCGGCGGACGACACCGCGATTTCCTACAACTTCGGTTACTTCGACCCGAGCGAACCGGACTTCATCGCGAGGTTCATCCGCGGCGAGATGAGCTACCAGCTGGTCGCCTTGCCGCTGCAGGATGACCTGTCCTACTACGGCGATGTAGGCCGCGGCGTCAGCCTGCAATGGCTCGATCTGGATCCCGCGGATGCAGCGGAGCTGGCAGCGGCGCTGGCCGAGAACGCACGCCCCGAAAATGCGCACTACCGCTACGACTACTTCCTCGACAACTGCTCGACGCGCGTGCGCGACGCACTCGACCTGGCGCTCGATGGTGGGCTTGCGCGGCAGATGGGTGGGTCGCGCGGGGACACCTTCCGCAGCGAAGCTACTCGCCTGGCCTCTCCGGACTTCTGGATGTGGCTGGGTTTCGATCTTGGCCTTGGTCCGGCCGCAGACCAGCCACTGTCAAACTGGGGCGACGCATTCGTACCCATGCGCCTGGCTGCATCGCTGCGCGACGCGCACAGTCCTGACGGCGCGCCGCTGGTCGTGGAAGAACTGGAGCTGCTGCCCCACCGCCTTGATCCGGAGCCCGTGGCAACCCCCCGGCGCTGGTGGCTGTGGCTGCTGGCCGGAGGGATCATCGGTGGCGCGCTCGCCTTGACCGGACGCGTCCGGCCACGTCCCGTTGCCGGCCTGGCGCTGCCGTTCTGGATGATTTCAGGCGTGCTTGGCGCGCTGATGCTTTTCATATGGTTCGCCACCGCGCACCGCTTTGGATGGGCCAACTACAACCTGCTGCTGATGAGCCCGTTGGCATGGGGGCTGCTGCCCGGTGGTTGGCGTCTGGCACGGGGCCGCGCGGCGGGCCGCTGGTTCGACATCCTCCTGCAGGCGATGCCCGTGCTGGCCATCATCGCCCTGTTCACCCATTGGCTGCAGTCACTTCCCCAACAGAACGGCCACTGGATCGTGCTCCTGCTGCCCATCCACCTCGGCCTGATGCTCGGTTTGCGCAAGCGCGCGCGGACGGAACATTGA
- a CDS encoding HlyC/CorC family transporter, protein MSEDDSSTSTSASAHETPDRNDKRRSWFERISSALSGEPTSREDLLELLRDCQSDGLIEADTLTMMEGAIAISDLSVGDVMIPRSQMVMLPADMPFQALVEQVVESGHSRFPVHGEDKDQIIGILLAKDLLQGVVADNGAPSLHALVRPAVLIPESKRLNILLREFRQSRNHMAIVIDEHGGVAGLLTIEDVLEQIVGDIDDEHDEAEDPDALISAQADGHFIVDALAPIEDFNDHFGADFDDDEYDTIGGLVIAAIGHLPEAGEELMLGRFVFRVASADARRVHTFHVSVLGDA, encoded by the coding sequence ATGTCCGAGGACGACAGTAGTACTTCCACCTCCGCCTCCGCGCACGAGACGCCGGATCGCAATGACAAGCGCCGATCCTGGTTCGAGCGCATCAGTTCCGCATTGTCCGGCGAGCCCACCTCACGCGAGGATCTGCTCGAGCTTCTCCGCGACTGCCAGTCCGACGGGCTGATTGAAGCCGACACCCTGACGATGATGGAGGGCGCGATCGCGATCTCCGACCTCAGCGTGGGCGATGTCATGATTCCGCGCTCGCAGATGGTGATGCTGCCGGCGGACATGCCCTTCCAGGCGCTGGTGGAGCAGGTGGTCGAGTCGGGCCATTCGCGCTTCCCCGTGCACGGCGAGGACAAGGACCAGATCATAGGCATCCTGCTGGCCAAGGACCTGCTGCAGGGCGTGGTCGCCGACAATGGCGCACCCAGCCTGCACGCGCTGGTGCGGCCGGCGGTGTTGATTCCCGAGTCCAAGCGGCTGAACATCCTGCTGCGCGAGTTCCGCCAGTCCCGCAACCACATGGCCATCGTCATCGACGAACACGGCGGCGTGGCCGGCCTGCTGACCATCGAGGACGTGCTGGAGCAGATCGTCGGCGACATCGACGACGAACACGACGAAGCAGAGGACCCCGACGCGCTGATATCGGCCCAGGCCGACGGGCACTTCATCGTCGACGCACTGGCACCGATCGAAGATTTCAACGACCACTTCGGTGCCGATTTCGACGACGACGAATACGACACCATCGGCGGGCTGGTGATTGCCGCGATCGGCCACCTGCCCGAAGCGGGCGAGGAACTGATGCTGGGACGCTTCGTGTTCCGTGTCGCAAGTGCCGATGCGCGCCGCGTGCACACCTTCCACGTCAGCGTGCTCGGCGATGCCTGA
- the ybeY gene encoding rRNA maturation RNase YbeY, with protein sequence MTLGPTILEVSISYGLPRRGLPAARSFRRWAAAALDGRIREADLAIRLVDDREGLALNRHYRGKEYPTNVLSFPADLPEGVTLPLLGDLVICAPVVAREAAEQNKRLNAHFAHLTVHGILHLLGWDHEDEREAECMEQLEREILATLDISDPYLAGD encoded by the coding sequence ATGACACTGGGTCCCACCATTCTCGAGGTCTCCATCAGCTACGGACTGCCGCGGCGCGGGCTTCCCGCCGCCCGCAGCTTCCGGCGCTGGGCGGCGGCTGCGCTGGACGGTCGCATACGTGAAGCCGACCTGGCGATCCGCCTGGTGGACGACCGCGAAGGCCTGGCGCTCAACCGCCATTACCGCGGCAAGGAATACCCGACCAACGTGCTCAGCTTCCCGGCGGACCTGCCGGAAGGGGTCACGTTGCCGCTGCTGGGGGACCTGGTGATCTGTGCGCCCGTGGTCGCGCGCGAGGCCGCCGAGCAGAACAAGCGGCTCAACGCCCACTTCGCCCACCTCACCGTTCACGGCATCCTGCACCTGCTGGGCTGGGACCACGAGGACGAGCGCGAGGCCGAGTGCATGGAGCAGCTGGAGCGCGAGATCCTCGCCACCCTGGATATCTCAGACCCCTATCTGGCTGGAGATTAG
- a CDS encoding PhoH family protein: MAPPTVSEFALDPPGVERLANLAGPFDAHLRMIELRTGVEIANRGNVFRLTGAKAGVRTAEKVLRQLWQEAEEDTLDEHAIHLALSGSDAPRAAEADVEPQEVVIRVKRGTIRGRGANQQKYLHAIATNDINFGIGPAGTGKTFLAVASAVEALNESRVQRLVLVRPAVEAGEKLGFLPGDLSQKVDPYLRPLYDALYEMLGVEKVLKLLERNVIEIAPLAYMRGRTLNDAYVILDEAQNTTIEQMKMFLTRIGYGSTAVVTGDLTQNDLPKHVKSGLKDAVEVLREVEEVSFTFFESHDVVRHPLVARIVNAYEARDAREAGDAGNT, from the coding sequence ATGGCGCCACCGACTGTTTCCGAGTTTGCACTGGACCCACCCGGCGTGGAACGCCTGGCCAATCTGGCCGGCCCCTTCGACGCCCACCTGCGCATGATCGAGCTGCGTACCGGGGTGGAGATCGCCAACCGCGGCAACGTATTCCGCCTCACCGGCGCCAAGGCGGGAGTGCGCACGGCCGAGAAGGTGCTGCGCCAACTTTGGCAAGAGGCCGAGGAGGACACTCTGGATGAGCACGCCATCCACCTCGCGCTTTCCGGCAGCGACGCACCGCGCGCGGCGGAGGCGGATGTGGAGCCGCAGGAAGTGGTTATCCGGGTGAAGCGCGGGACGATACGCGGGCGCGGGGCGAACCAGCAGAAGTACCTGCACGCCATCGCCACCAACGACATCAACTTCGGCATCGGCCCCGCCGGCACCGGCAAGACCTTCCTGGCGGTGGCCAGCGCGGTGGAGGCGCTCAACGAATCCCGCGTACAGCGACTGGTGCTGGTGCGCCCTGCGGTCGAGGCGGGCGAGAAGCTGGGCTTCCTGCCGGGCGACCTGTCGCAGAAGGTCGATCCGTACCTGCGGCCGCTCTATGACGCGCTCTACGAGATGCTCGGTGTGGAGAAGGTGCTCAAGCTGCTGGAGCGCAACGTCATCGAGATCGCGCCGCTGGCGTACATGCGCGGACGCACGCTTAACGATGCGTATGTGATCCTCGATGAAGCGCAGAACACGACCATCGAGCAGATGAAGATGTTCCTGACCCGGATCGGCTACGGCAGCACGGCGGTAGTGACCGGCGACCTGACCCAGAACGACCTGCCGAAACACGTCAAGTCGGGCTTGAAGGATGCGGTGGAGGTATTGCGCGAAGTGGAGGAAGTGAGTTTCACGTTTTTTGAATCACATGATGTCGTGCGGCATCCGCTGGTTGCGCGCATCGTCAATGCGTACGAGGCGCGCGACGCGCGCGAAGCCGGCGACGCTGGCAACACCTGA